TTCACTTCAAATAAAATAAGGGGGGGGGACAAAAAAGCACACCAATAGTATATGTTCAACTGATTTTATTCATTAGGCACAATTTCCAgcagattataaaataaacatgatgATCTCGGATTCTTGTGACGTGATTATACAGATATCTGGATGTAAACAGGAtgtttaaaacagcataatTCTAATCCCGTCTATAAAAACTGATGTGTATGAACCAGAAATAAACTTTCCTAATGTTACTGTTATGCAAAAGAGTTTGGAATGATATTCGAGGTAAATGCACAGGCGTGTACTTGATACAAGTACTTAAATAAATCTCTTACAGTATGACAGACGGAATTGTTTAGATTGCTTTGGGGGCGTGTCCTAAATGCTTTATTCATAGATATAAGATCCTAGTGGTTTTAAGGAGGGTGAGAGAAAAGTGGACATCCTttcccaaaaataaaaataaaaaaaatagtttaatgGACAATTCCAAGGCATTAAGCTGCGTCTAATGCTAACGTGCATTTCTTGTAAGAGTGTAAAATAAACcatattaaagaaaacaaacttTCCCGTCGTGAATTCGTGCCGGACATCAAACCGTGTATCTAAAACCCCGTGAATGGTCCAGTAAACTCCAGTTGTTGAGTTTTATGTGAAATAAAGCCGGTTATTAAGCTGAgggctctctctcacacacaggccTCCTCCACATCCCCGCCCCCAGCGCACTGCTCACCAAAAACTAGCACGAACACTTAGTCAAGTTAGCACACACTAAGCTAGCCGCTTACAACACaagtcctgaaaaaaaaaaaacacacagacacaaaactcTAAAAGCTACAACACTTACCATTCCCCAAGAAGAGGTAAAGTATACCGCAACTAATGTGTATTTCTTCAGTTTAAACGTGCATTTATGTAGACTGTAATGATGTGAATGTGTACTGTTATGCTGTTCCTTCTGGCCTGAGCCGTGTTTCCCGCTTTTTGTTGAAATTCCACTATAAGCTAACGCCAGTTAGCATCACGAGAGTTTACCATTCATACTAGCTAGCCGCTGTGCTAACACTGGATGTTGACGGCTCCACGTATCTACTCCAGAAGTGATTTTCACGCCAGGTGAAGTAGCTGTGAGACCCACGGCGTTGCTGTAATACCGAGCCGTGCGGCTCAGATGTACCGAAGCGCCGCGGGTGATAAGTTCCGAGCACGGCTGCTCGCTTTACGTTTGTCACACGGCTGGAGAACTAGCTAGCCGAGTTGCCAGGCGTGTCTTGTTTCTCGTTAGCTCGCTGTCCTGATAAACAAAGGCCGGGGGGGTACTTTTTAATCGAGCATTTTAGAACACTGAAATATCGTTACCTGACCTCCAGACTACATTGATTTTCCGTGTAATCGTGATCATTTCGAGCGCGGCGGCGTCCCCGTTACTGCAGCCCGTTTTCGGAAGTCTGACAGCGCCGCGCACTTTTCGCCAGGATTTCCGGCTGCTTTTACATTGCccttctgttgttttgtttccGTTTCTTCCATTTCCGTTCTAACTTTCCAGAATCAAAAGTGCGATATGTGGCGATCGGTTAAAAGTTTCAAAAGTTTACAAAAGTCCCCGTTTACATAATTTTAGTGTTATATTTTGAAACTCAAAACGACCCCAATATGGCAACTACGTTTGCATGTACTCGCGTGTCCTCGCGCTTCAAAGCGTCGTTTTCGAGAAGTGCTAAGCTACCGAATAATAACAAGTACAACTGATCAGACTTTTGTGCAGGTTTATTAATGTTTGTTATGGCATGTTGATGTCAGTCAGATGGTAAATAATCGTGATGGGCCTAGTCACTGGCCAGGCCTCGGTTTTGCGTGAGAGTTGGAAGGGGTTTAGAGAGGCGCCTCGGTGGTTCAGCAGTCTCCTCCTCTCCGCTCCCTCCATGGAGTCTCACAATAAACCTCCATGTTTAGAGGAACTTGGAGTGAACACCACTGACACGTCTGTCTACTTACTAAAGCAAGGTCACAAAGCCATTCCTGACATGTATattatctaaaaaataaataaatagccacTTTAAAAATATTCATGCGTTCTAAAAAGTTTATTTTCTTAATTATCATCTTTGACCATTTTCTGATTTAAGATAAAATGACTTAATTCTGCTGGTTTGGTTTGAAGGTGGCTGAATATCACTGGTAGAATGTCAAAAAGTGAGGCTGAGGAGATGATTGAGATTGAAATCGATGGACAAGAAAAACAAGAATGCTTAGAAGAAGGGTGAGTTCGTTGAATtttttgtgtccccctcactccTGCCTTCACCTGCGAGGATGTGTCCTTGCGTATGCAGAATATtataacttattttattttctgtaggaTCGAGGAACAGACCATCACAGCAAGTGATCTCATCACTCAGGACATTGACATCAATGAGCCGGTCGGTAACTTGAAGAAGTTGCTGGAGCCCAGACTACAGATTGCTCTGGATGGATATGATATTTGTCTGCAGGACATCCatgtaggttttttttatatattcattgCATTTATCACTTCATTGTGTGAGAAAGTGTAAGCTGAACTCACCTTTGATTTCTTTCCTGCAGCTGCACCCTGACCACAGCCTTTTTGACCAGGGTGTGAAGACTGATGGCACAGTACAGCTCAGTGTGCAGATCATCACCAAACCTGGTATGTGCACTCACCTGTGTCATACCTGCCCGTGTTCTTATagatgaagagaagaggcaTATTTGCAAAATCTAATGTTGTGTTCAAATGTCCTGTAGGTGAGGAGAAGTTGAATATACTGGAGATAGTGAAGCCGGTAGAGACAGTGGAGGTGGTGATAGATCCTGATGCAGCCACAGGAGAGGAGGCTCACTTGGTGGAGGATGGTCAGGTGATAGCAGTGGAGCGAGCTGCCATCGCAGATGAGACCTCTGAACAGGTGACACGATGGGCAGCCGCACTCGAGGGCTACCGCAAGGAGCAGGTCCGACTCAGTATTCCTTATGGTGAGTGCTAGGCCCACAAGACCATATTCCACTGCATGATTTTACCATAAAATTAGCTGTAGTTTTTGATTTATAACTCCTTGTTTCTTCACGTGTAAATGGTAAACTGTAATGTGTTAACTAATTGTATTAACTATCTATTGTAAAACgtaatatttttaatgttttatattaaaatatatataatttaataatgctGTTCAGATAACCATAGTTTGTTCttgttacattttattacaaattgCATGATTTTGTTATCTGACATATTGCATCGCAAATAGTGTTATAACAATATTGCTCTGTAATTTCGGCAGACCCTGTACAATGGACGGCAGATCAAGTGATCCACTGGGCAGTATGGGTGATGAAGGAGTTCAACATTGAGGAGATTGAGGTGGGAGGCATCCACATCCCTGGTCGTCAACTGTGTGCCTTCAGCCAAGAGGAGTTTCTTCAGAGAGTGCCCAATGGAGAGATCTTGTGGAGCCATCTGGAGCTCTTGCGCAAATGTGAGTATTTAATGTCTgcgtgtgtgcacatgtgtgttttatataagtATTGTTGTAAATTGATTAttttcgttttttttattttgagtaAACACTTTCTTCTATATAAGAAGTGCATGTGACTAATTCACGTTATGTATTTTTCATACCTGTTGCAGATGTTCTGGCAAGTCAGGAGCAGGGCCAGGAAGCTACTGTCACTATTGATCAGCGTGAGTATCTCCACTGTGACATTTTTACAGTAGATGATCAACTTCAGCTGGGACAATTAGTTTTTTATGCACTATTGACAATATTGGTTGTAAAAATGATTAATGTGGTCAGTTATGCAACCAGTAGTAAGGCAGCAGTATGTTAGATATATACAGTTTGGGtagataatataataatttatgtgGTTATAACTTGTGCATGTTTATgtggttcatttattttcacacaagTTGAATGCTTGTTTTCTCCTGACCACTTTCATCTGAATTTCCACTTGTCTTTCACTGGGCCTCCAGCTGTGCAGATCATCCCTGCACCTGTACAACAAGTCACACCCGCAAGCATTAAGGTGCAGAAGCATAACAAAGTTCCCCGAGCTCCACGCATCTCTGGAGAGGAACGCAGTTCCCCTGGCAACCGTACAGGTCACATTCAGTTTTACATGCTGTCTGTTTGCAATTAAAAATATGTGACGTGAACTCTCATGGATTGCTTTTTCTAACAATATagagtggtggtgatgtttgttAGCACAGATCAGATTTGATTtactgaaaacatttatttaaatgttttttctccAAAACCTTATGTTTTCCTTCTGTTTATGCCACTCTTCTCAGGTAATAATGGACAGATTCAATTATGGCAGTTCTTGCTGGAGCTGCTGACTGATAAGGATGCCAGGGACTGCATTTCCTGGGTCGGCGAGGAAGGCGAGTTCAAACTCAACCAGCCGGAGCTGGTGGCTCAGAAATGGGGTCAGAGGAAAAACAAACCCACCATGAACTACGAGAAGCTCAGCAGAGCCCTCAGGTTTGTTTAAAACCTTGTTTTTATTATGGAGTAGTGGCAGTGTTTTCTTTCAACATGTTTAAAACAAGTCTAGTCACTCTAGGGTGGTGACAGTACATATGTAACCCATGGGGACATGCAACAgttgaaaatgatttaaagcACACACCTTTGTATAACCTTAGTTAGGGTGTAAGTAACAATTGTTTGTCATGCATTTTATCTGCCTTGCTTGGCATCACTAcattgttaatttaattaagtgtatgttgtttatataaAATGGGCTGACATCCAGTCAACCAATTTCTCTCTGTACTGATTTAATACTTGCCATAATGCCTGCATTATGAATGATATAGAAATGTGCTTGTTGTTATGCTGCATGAAGATTAAAGGCTGCAGATGTAGTAAGCTCTTCATGGCCATCTGCTTGTCCTTTTCTGATGTGCCCATGTCTCACTACATCCTGACTGAATCTATCTCTCCCACAGATACTACTATGACGGAGACATGATCAGCAAAGTGCAGGGCAAGCGCTTCGTCTACAAATTTGTTTGTGACCTGAGAACTCTGATTGGCTACAGCGCTGCTGAGCTCAACAGCCTGGTGACGGAGTGCGAGCAGAAGAAACTGGCACGGGTACAGCTGCACGGCATCGGGCAACCCGTCAACACGGTCGCCCTGGCAACGGCTGCAGGACAGCCAGTCACCACTGTTACGCTGGCCACTGCCGCCACATTGGATAAGGAcagctgagtgggaggggctATGTGAGATATGATGTGGAGAAGAGAAGGGCAAAGCATGGGCAAAGACTTTGGGCAGGACAAGTGCATTTATGaatgggtgtatgtgtgttttatgagtgtgtgtgtgtgtgtgtgtatatatataaatatataagaatGAGTGTTAAGGGACAGTATAGCAGGTCTCAGAAGAGAGCATGATTGgagttgtgtgtatgagagagatgatGAAATTACTAATGACCatatttgagctttgagtttgtgTATGCTTCTTCTCTGACTGCAGGGTAGCAATGGCTGCATTTCCATTGTGTATATACTCTATGTTTTTGATAGCCACAATGGCAGTGTATTTTGATATTTTCCATTTCTAaaggatgtttttctttttttattttgaggtCGACTCCCTCAAGGTGAGGTACTTTTAACTGTCCACCAGGGGGAAATAAAGAGATAATTTTTGAATAGCTGAGTCTGCTCAATCAATGGACACACACTACCATCCAAAATCAGACATGACTACAAAGTTCTATGTACATTCAAAACTTTTTATTCATGGGATACAGTGTAGAAAGCATTTTCCCCAGTCTAAGCCAATGATTTTGATAGATAcatacagggggaaaaaaaaagacatggcAGGAAGGAGAGACTGACAAAGATGGCGTCTTCCCTTTCTTCACTTCCCCTTACTGACCACAGAAGCTCATCTCTGAGTATTCTTGCATAACCAGAACACCTGATTTTAGAGCTATTCTATGGAGGAGGGGAATAAATGTCCATTTGAACCAGTCTGAAATGTAGCTCACAGGATTGAAAGAGATGCCTGTGGAGCAAATGAGAGATTTAAAAGCTAAATCAGATGTTCAGCTATGCTACCTTTCTACTGCCCTCCTTTTAATTTGGATGCTttctaataaaacacatgccCATTTGGCCCTCTGAGAGATAAAGTGAGTGAATGACAAACAGCAAAGACAAGAAAAGCAGCCAAGATTTTATCCCATTTAGTGTTTGTGAATGTCACAGATAAAAAACAATGCAAATGGGAAATATATGTCTTCCAAAAAGGTGGACAGAAACAAtaactgtttctttctcttattaacTCCTGAGATGGAATGAAAGTAAACAGGGCCAAAGCAAAAGGCcccatggggaaaaaaacaaaacaaaaaataaggaATGCATAGGATACCAACAAAACACATGGGCTAGTATTATACTTCATTAACATATTACAGCTTCTCCAGCCCCATGCAgccgtgtgtgtgcacgtgtgttaTAGAAGAGTTCAAAAGAAAAGCACTGACTTCATTTAAAGCATCTCTCAATCAACAAAGACATTTGGATTTCTTTAAAATTACATGACCACaagaaaacactaaaatgtacAATCCTGCTATAATCTCTATGTTGAGAGAGGCTGATACCAGCAAGTGGATCCGAAACCTTCTCTCTGTCATAATTGCCATGCACTAAATAGGTACAGCTATTTTTTGCCTTGTTTcaatacatcacacacaatataaaacaaactttaatatttatcctcttaagtattatttatatatgtatatatatatatatatatatatattttttttttttaaaatcttgttttaaatatttttctggaaaaaaaaacagacctaGGACAAGACCGGTCTGGAAATGGAAAGCTCAAAATGATGAATACATTATTCCTGCTTCTGGCCGTCTTTGCATTCAAAGTCTTTCACACATGAGCCCAGCACAGCTGTTGTCCGAATTTCCGGGAAAGACAGGATGATGGAGGGAAGCCACAAAAAAGCCATAGGGGAAAAGCAGACAGTAAGTGCAGGAAAGTAAGAAGCACAGACAGAGCTAGAGCAGAgaggacagatggatggaagggGAAAAGAGGCTAGATGAAAATGCATAAAGATACTTAGTGCTTGGACTTGAGTGACGGGGCAGGAGTccggacagacagacatatggcTTGATGAGGAAAAACGATGCATCGCTTTTCTGTGCAAATAACGTGAGCACTCATGTGTGTGATTGGATGAAATGGTCAGGTGATGAAAGCCACTCTTATCTCCATGAGTTCAGCACTAGAGCAGATGAAAGATCAGCATTTATTTGCTGTCTTGGTGGAGAGAGGTGAGAGGGGACGTGTGGTGGGGAGTGAATGAAGACTTAGTTCTGCATCTGCTCAAAGAACTTGTAGGTGGGGTTCTCATAGCCATTCTGCTGCATCTTAGTGAGGTGGCGTTCCTCTGGAGTCACTGCGGCATCGACCTGAACAAGAAAGCTCAGTTGGAACATGGAGAGCATAGTTCATAGTATTCCATTCTACTCTAGCACTACAATATGTAACAGAAATCATTTGAAAGCACAGACCTCTATGACTCCATGGTGGATGGATGAGTACTGCTTCTTCCTCAGCATTATGAGGGTGATAACGATGATGGTAGCGATGACGACTCCTCCTACCATTAGGCCTATTATGGCTCCCTTATTCGAGCTTACATCGTCTGCAAAGAACACCTGAATGGACAAGAGGCCTGTTAACCATCTACCCCGAGATATAATTTCcactgagactttttttttgaaaaactcCTACTAGTCTATGCTAAACTGCATATAATGAATGTTTATACCAATTTCTGGTGATGTACTTCATATCCAGCGCTGCGTCTCTCTTCAGTGTCTATCCGCACCTCTGGCATCTCATCCGGCTTTAGGCCAGACACTACACAAATAGATGAACAGGAACAAACATGGAAATGATCATTGCTAACATATTCACCAAAAAAAGAGTAATTATAAGGAATAAGGCAGTGCCTTTTAACTTTGTCTCTAGCTACTGTATCATAGCATGTGGGATCCTGCACtaagtaaaaatgtaaaaaaaaaaacctttttacttaaaactcaaatactcactcacaaCAGAAGTCTATTTCTGGGAATTGGGACTGCATGTTCATGAGGAAGAATTTGGGCCTGATAGCACTAAACCAGAACTATGTTTTGTTGCATTAGTCCACTATTAAAAATTTTAGAAACTCTCATATTTTTCTCATCCCAAGATCTTTAGTTGAAGAAcagttgtaattttttttatagacaACTACAATCAGGTTCATAAAAATATTGATGTATTGATGAATATTGATGTAaaagttattgttattttagctGTCTACTACAGTATACtgttgaaattaaataaagaatttgAGCTGACAGTGCAGATGTTATGGTTTAATTAGAGGGTGAACGATTATAACACTTTCTTTATGTGGCTCACATACCTTCTCCAGAGTCTTCTCTTCCCATCATTCTAGTAAAAGTTTGTCTTTTCTGTTCATAGGATGGTGTTCTAGAACTGTACAGGGGTTTTCCCCTTctttttaaagatgtttttgGCAAACTATATCCTGGTATTCCTGCTTTTGAGGCATACCAGTGGTCTACATCTTGTGGTTATCCCCTTAAATTGACtctggtgaaggagtctcctgaTTGTTGATTTTGACACGGATCCTCCTAACACCTGGAGGGTGCTGCTGATCATGCTGTCTGTTATgataggttttttttcttcaccagggAAAGAATGTTCTGTTTAATTGATTTCTACTGTTATTAATTCCTACAACGTTCACGTGATTTGGATGTAAATACTCTCAAATTCTAGCTGAAACTCTGCACATTAAGCTTTGT
This DNA window, taken from Hemibagrus wyckioides isolate EC202008001 linkage group LG06, SWU_Hwy_1.0, whole genome shotgun sequence, encodes the following:
- the gabpa gene encoding GA-binding protein alpha chain isoform X2, which gives rise to MSKSEAEEMIEIEIDGQEKQECLEEGIEEQTITASDLITQDIDINEPVGNLKKLLEPRLQIALDGYDICLQDIHLHPDHSLFDQGVKTDGTVQLSVQIITKPGEEKLNILEIVKPVETVEVVIDPDAATGEEAHLVEDGQVIAVERAAIADETSEQVTRWAAALEGYRKEQVRLSIPYDPVQWTADQVIHWAVWVMKEFNIEEIEVGGIHIPGRQLCAFSQEEFLQRVPNGEILWSHLELLRKYVLASQEQGQEATVTIDQPVQIIPAPVQQVTPASIKVQKHNKVPRAPRISGEERSSPGNRTGNNGQIQLWQFLLELLTDKDARDCISWVGEEGEFKLNQPELVAQKWGQRKNKPTMNYEKLSRALRYYYDGDMISKVQGKRFVYKFVCDLRTLIGYSAAELNSLVTECEQKKLARVQLHGIGQPVNTVALATAAGQPVTTVTLATAATLDKDS
- the gabpa gene encoding GA-binding protein alpha chain isoform X1; protein product: MLTAPRIYSRSDFHARWLNITGRMSKSEAEEMIEIEIDGQEKQECLEEGIEEQTITASDLITQDIDINEPVGNLKKLLEPRLQIALDGYDICLQDIHLHPDHSLFDQGVKTDGTVQLSVQIITKPGEEKLNILEIVKPVETVEVVIDPDAATGEEAHLVEDGQVIAVERAAIADETSEQVTRWAAALEGYRKEQVRLSIPYDPVQWTADQVIHWAVWVMKEFNIEEIEVGGIHIPGRQLCAFSQEEFLQRVPNGEILWSHLELLRKYVLASQEQGQEATVTIDQPVQIIPAPVQQVTPASIKVQKHNKVPRAPRISGEERSSPGNRTGNNGQIQLWQFLLELLTDKDARDCISWVGEEGEFKLNQPELVAQKWGQRKNKPTMNYEKLSRALRYYYDGDMISKVQGKRFVYKFVCDLRTLIGYSAAELNSLVTECEQKKLARVQLHGIGQPVNTVALATAAGQPVTTVTLATAATLDKDS